Proteins from one Nilaparvata lugens isolate BPH chromosome 10, ASM1435652v1, whole genome shotgun sequence genomic window:
- the LOC120353279 gene encoding keratin-associated protein 16-1-like yields MCVLHVWCTECPVMPPVDPCVPTPCGPNSQCQALGDQAACSCLPKYVGTPPNCRPECSISAECPNNLACLNEQCKNPCPGSCGPQALCSAVNHKPVCSCPAGLTGDPFSTCSPPSKSAVASVEPTL; encoded by the coding sequence ATGTGTGTGTTGCATGTGTGGTGCACAGAATGCCCCGTCATGCCGCCGGTGGACCCGTGTGTGCCCACACCATGCGGCCCCAACTCACAATGCCAGGCGCTGGGTGACCAGGCCGCCTGCTCTTGCCTGCCCAAGTACGTGGGCACTCCGCCCAACTGCCGGCCTGAGTGCTCCATCAGTGCCGAGTGTCCCAACAACCTGGCCTGCTTGAACGAGCAGTGCAAGAACCCGTGTCCGGGCTCTTGTGGCCCGCAGGCGTTATGCTCTGCCGTCAACCACAAACCCGTCTGCTCCTGTCCCGCCGGGCTCACTGGTGATCCGTTCTCTACATGTTCGCCTCCAAGTAAGAGCGCAGTCGCAAGCGTAGAGCCAACACTGTAG
- the LOC120353278 gene encoding keratin-associated protein 4-3-like, translating to MFLFVTAYLLCMLPLTHCVLVAMRPKRPINPCARSPCGPFSMCRLNNDLAVCSCQPNHIGSPPSCRPECMVSSECPLNQACVNQKCADPCPGTCGLNARCQVVNHNPICTCNPGLTGDPFTRCLMVESKHALSSATSLVFLFLMR from the coding sequence ATGTTTCTGTTTGTTACCGCTTATCTCTTGTGCATGCTACCACTGACCCATTGCGTTCTCGTAGCGATGCGCCCGAAGCGCCCCATAAACCCATGCGCGCGCAGCCCCTGTGGCCCATTCAGCATGTGTCGACTGAACAACGACCTGGCAGTTTGCTCGTGTCAGCCGAACCACATCGGGTCGCCGCCATCTTGCCGGCCCGAGTGCATGGTCAGCTCAGAGTGTCCGCTCAACCAGGCCTGTGTCAACCAGAAGTGTGCCGACCCCTGTCCCGGCACCTGTGGCCTCAACGCCCGTTGTCAGGTCGTCAACCACAACCCAATCTGCACCTGCAACCCGGGCCTCACCGGCGACCCCTTCACGCGCTGTCTTATGGTCGAAAGTAAGCATGCGCTCTCTTCTGCAACCTCTCTtgtctttctctttctcatGCGTTGA